CCTGGTCGGGGGTACGTTTCCCGGCTCCGCCGGTGCGGAGAAGGCGGGCGGTCAGCTCGGTGAGGCCGGATTTATCGGCCGGGTCATAGGCAGTTCCTCCTTTGAACAGCATGCCGGCGGTGAAGACCGGGAGTTCCTTATTCTCAAGGAAATAGACGACCATGCCGTTATCGGTGGTGAATCGAACCGGCTCGGCCGGCTCAAACTTGAGCGGCGGGAATTTCATGTCGCGCGGATTGACGGCATTGACGGTCGAGTTCAACAGCAGGGCCAGAGCCGCGAAGATCAGAGTCAGTTTTTTCATTGGGCATCTCCTGTCTGCTTGGGAATAAGCGTCGCCACCGTCCGATTTTCCTTAGTGAAGTATTTTTTGGCGGTACTCATGATATCATTGGCCGTCACGGCCTTGAGGTTGCTGCGGAATTTTAGGAGATAATGCCAATCTTGGGCCATATTCTGAGCGACCGCTAGTTTGTCGGCCAGGCCCAGATTGGAATAGAAGCCCCAGACAAATTCGGCATCGATACGATTCTTGATTTTGGTCAACTCCTTATCGTCAACGGGAGCGGCCGCGAGTTTATTCAACTCAGCATAAATTTCCTTTTCGACATCGGCCGTACTGATCCCCTCTTTAGGATAGGCATAGATTGTAAAAATTCCGGGGAAATTGTCACCCAGCTCGGCGCCGGGGAAATAACCGGCCGAAATGTCAAGACAGATCTGCTTTTCGAGCACCAGAGTTTTATACAAACGTGAGGTGCGGCCATCAGCCAGCAGGCGGTTTATTACCTGGAACGCCGGCTGTTCCGGCGAATCAAATGCGGTCATATGATAGGCAATAAAGACCGTCGGCGAAGATTCAAAAACTACTTCGACACGGCGCTCGCCGGGTTGATCCGGCTCGACAGTATAGATTGGTTCAGGTTCCGGTCCGCCCGGCATATCGCCGAAATATTTCTCGGCCAGCATTTTTACTTCCTCGGTTTTGACATCGCCCACGACCGCCACCGTTATTCTTTTTGGGATATAATAGGTCTTGAAAAAGTCGGCCAGATCATTCCGGCTAAGGTTAAGGACTTCCGATTGCCATTCCCAGAAAAGGCGATAGGGATGGGCAATAAAGGAGGCGCCGATCAGTTGCTCCATCATCTTACTATCGGCGCTGTTCTCCACCGATCCGCGACGCTCCTCACCGACCACATCGCGCTCGGGAAAAAACTCGCGGAAAGCCGGATATTTCATCCGATCCGATTCCATGTTGAACCAGAGCTCAAGACGGTTGGCGGGAAGCGAGACATAGTACTGCGTTCGGTCATAGCCGGTGTTGGCATTGAATTCCCCCGCTCCGTTGCGGGTGTAAATCCGATCGAACTCATTCTGTAATACATACCGGGAACTTTGCGCGCTGAGCGAATCGAGCACTACTTTCAGGCTATCGATATATTTCAAATGCAGATCCAAGTTCTCCGGATGATTAATCTTGATATAGCGGGCCTGCCGCCGGGCCTCATCGATTTTGGCCCAGACCGAATCCTCTTTGACCATCAGCGCCGACTCGGCCGGGTAGTCGGTCGTTCCGACTGTCTGCGACCCTTTGAACATCATATGTTCCAGAAGATGGGCCGAGCCGATATTGCCGGTTTTCTCGTAGGCGGAGCCGACCGCTACGGTGATAAATCCGGAAAAGACCGGCGAGGTGTGACGTTCCACGACCAGGAAAGTCATCCCATTGGCAATCGTAAACTCGTTGACCGGAAACTGCATTGAATCCTGCGCCATGCCGATGACAGGCAGGGCCAGTCCGATCATTAGTATAAGAGTGACAAATAATAAAGGTTTCTTCATATCTCTCCTTTTTCTATTTGGAGGAAAAGTTTCTCTACATATCGTTTAATTTCATCCCTTACTCGGGCAAATTCGCGGCGGCGGTCTTCTTCGGAAATATAAAGAATATCGGGATTTTCGATATCCCAGTGGAAATGCTTTACTTTTGGCGGAACGGCGGGGCAGCGATCGCGGGCCGAGCCGCAGAGAGTAATAAAGTAGTCGCACCACTCAACCATCGCCGGATTCAGCATATCCGAGGTCTGATCGGAGATATCGATGCCGGCTTCCTTCATCGTCTTAACGGTCATCGGATGAATGCCGGTGGGGAAGAGTCCGGCCGATTTAATCCGGAATCTCCCGTTGGAAAAGTACCGTGCAAATCCCTCGGCCATCTGGCTGCGGCAGGAATTCCCGGTGCAAACAAAAAGAATATTTATCATACAATCTTACTTTGATACGGAATCGCCCAATGTTTAGTTTCCTGGATTGGATAGACTGGATTATTCTTTGTATCTATCACCCGACACCCAGCGTTTGTGGGGGATTCTTTTGGTTGGTGCGCCCGGAGGTGTGGTGACTATGATTTTATTAAGGGGGTGTGATTTTATTCGTTTCTTAATATATGCCACGTCCGCTTTGGTCAGCGACTTAGTGTTATCGAAAATGATTTCGTCG
The genomic region above belongs to Candidatus Zixiibacteriota bacterium and contains:
- a CDS encoding arsenate reductase ArsC, which codes for MINILFVCTGNSCRSQMAEGFARYFSNGRFRIKSAGLFPTGIHPMTVKTMKEAGIDISDQTSDMLNPAMVEWCDYFITLCGSARDRCPAVPPKVKHFHWDIENPDILYISEEDRRREFARVRDEIKRYVEKLFLQIEKGEI
- a CDS encoding pitrilysin family protein, yielding MKKPLLFVTLILMIGLALPVIGMAQDSMQFPVNEFTIANGMTFLVVERHTSPVFSGFITVAVGSAYEKTGNIGSAHLLEHMMFKGSQTVGTTDYPAESALMVKEDSVWAKIDEARRQARYIKINHPENLDLHLKYIDSLKVVLDSLSAQSSRYVLQNEFDRIYTRNGAGEFNANTGYDRTQYYVSLPANRLELWFNMESDRMKYPAFREFFPERDVVGEERRGSVENSADSKMMEQLIGASFIAHPYRLFWEWQSEVLNLSRNDLADFFKTYYIPKRITVAVVGDVKTEEVKMLAEKYFGDMPGGPEPEPIYTVEPDQPGERRVEVVFESSPTVFIAYHMTAFDSPEQPAFQVINRLLADGRTSRLYKTLVLEKQICLDISAGYFPGAELGDNFPGIFTIYAYPKEGISTADVEKEIYAELNKLAAAPVDDKELTKIKNRIDAEFVWGFYSNLGLADKLAVAQNMAQDWHYLLKFRSNLKAVTANDIMSTAKKYFTKENRTVATLIPKQTGDAQ